The Podarcis raffonei isolate rPodRaf1 chromosome 7, rPodRaf1.pri, whole genome shotgun sequence nucleotide sequence TTCTGACAAGGGGGAAGGGCAATCTAGGTCACTATCCTTTTCAATCGAACAGAGTGGTGCTCGTAGCTCTGTAATTTTCAGCCTCACAGAGGAACTGTCCTCAAAGACATCGTCATCTCCCATGTCATCTGAACAGAAACCTGTGCTCTCTACCACCACACTGGATGATTTCTTTGGTTGGAGGCAGCTTGAGTTGTTATCCAATTCATGACTGCTGGCGCTGGAGCTACGAGAAGAGAAAAGGTAGTGCAGCAACTTTTTGCTCCGGGATGTTTCACCTTCACACTTCTCCTCCAGGAGAGGGATGTGTACTGCACTAGCCCCAGAAGCGCTAGAGTAATTGGTGGAAAGAGTCTGGAAATAAGAGAGTTTGGAGCTACTGAAATTAAAGGGCCTGAGGTTGAATGTTTTCTTCTCCTTGTGATAAAATGTGTTAAGCTTTAAACACTGCTCCTGGGCTTGTGAGAGTTTGCCTTCTGAACAGGTTCGTTCTGCGTAGTGAAAGCTCTTGAATGCACTCTGAGCCTTCTGGTCCATATCACTGAGAGACTTGGAGAATTTCAGAGACTGGATAGCTTTTCCATTCTTAGACTTGAGAACATGGCCACAATCATGCCCATGGAGCTTTTTCTTGGAAGCCTGCACCATATCCTGACAGATTACTGTCACAGTGGCCCCTTgagtcagagaattctgggagacAGGATTTTTCAAGACAACAGCAGATTGCACTGGACTGTGATGACAACATTCAGAACACACTGCACTGGAACTGCATGCAGAACAGTGGAATAAAAGCACAGAAAgtaaaaacaattataaaaagAATGCATACAATTACGTGAAGAAATGACAATTTCAGCTAGTGTGGGAATGACAAATAGCAAGCAGAACAGAAGTGGCAAACAGTAGCATTAAACAGACAAATCAATATGATGCCATGTGTGCCATGCCAATTTCCTTTAAGCGATGTGAACATGCCATTCAAAGCACAGCATGTGTGGGCAGGGACTGCTGAACCCTCCAAAAGTACTCTTAACAACTGTTCTCCTGGTGAAGCTACAAGATCAGAAACAATCCCCACTGGAGGGAAAGCAGCTGAGGATaatggttttatttaatttatttatcaaGGTTCTTGGGGAAGTTTAGAGTAAAAAATTAAACTGTAAGAAAGAAGTAAAATACAAACATGAAGTCTAAATCAGAATAAAACCAGCAACAGCATAAaccaaaataaaaccaacagcaGCAGGTAACAGTAGTGCAAAGCATATGCACTAGTTCCAGGGACGAAAAACATCTGATCCTACCTGGCCCTGAGTTGTAAGGTAGCACACTTCAGAGAAGGATTGTCCTGTAGGGTCACCAAGTAACCTTCAAAGACCAgcagctgcaacagcagcaacagaaacaCCTAAAGCTTGGAGTGGGCATTTTCCATCACTGTCCCCAGAGCAGGGAGAGCTAATTTGATGTCCACCAGAAGCtattggactaccactcccatcatccctacccatGTCCATGCTGACTGGTATTGATggcgctgtagtccaacaacatcagaagggcaccacattggcatcTCCTGCCCTAGAGTTTTGTAAGTCACCACAAGCTTTTAAAGAAATCTTATTACTGCTTTATTTATGTATATTATGTTAGCCATCGTGGAGGCCTGATGTGTGGCAaatattgtaaataaaaatatatgtaatATAAATAGGGAATctatttaaagagaaaaaaagaagatgCTGTTCCGTGCTTTTACCTTGAATTCTGGCCTGAACACTCCAttcattgtgcttttatattccaCAGGTGGGCAGTCTTTTTTCTGATTTATAGGAAATTGGCATGACATGCAATGTAACACACTAATTGTGCCACCTTAACAACAACTTCAGCCCTTAATATTATGCTCCAAGACTTCTAACTTTCCTGTGTGTTTTTTGCTTGGAAAGGCACTTCTGTTGTTGGCTTTTCTGTATTTTCATTTTGAGAACACTAGAAAAATGGCTACATATTGGAGGAGTCAGGTGTCTGAGATTCTTGCTTTGCACTGTAATCCATGCACCTCATCTCTGACAACATGAGAATGTTTGTGAATAGCCATCATGTGCAAAACTGAAAGTAATGTTTTACTGCAACAACACAACCAGTACTTTACCTGCATATATCCTGACTGGTTGGTGTAACAGATGTTTGACAGAAGATGCGAGGAGCAGAAACAGAGGTTGAACCACCAGCCTGCAAGAAAAATAACACGTCTGTTTTCACGTAAGTGTGTTTCACACAACAGGATTCTCTTTCTAACTACAATACATGATAAttgttacacacagagagaacattATCCAGAGCAGTACACATGGgtgtagagagagaaaatggtagcGGTGAGTTTACATCTTTACAAATAGCCATTTGATTACTGGTGGagcctcttctctttcccttcctaATTTTGACAATGAGATTGGAATGAGTGATTTGACATGACAAAATAATACAATTAAAGGAGCCAGAATAGCCTATAATTTCTTGTATGCATTTGCTTCCTGTGGCAACTTTCTCCAAAATCCAGTGCAAATGTTCTATTTTGATGACCAATTTTGTTCAGCATCCAAAAATAGTCCTCTTGCCTTTTTagtttttttctgctgctccagagaagcggacacggagcaatggatccaaactacaagaaagaagattccacctaaacattaggaagaacttcctgacagtaagagctgttcgacagtggaatttgctgccaaggagtgtggtggagtctccttctttggaggtctttaagcagaggcttgacaaccatatgtcaggagtgctctgatggtgtttcctgcttggcagggggttggactcgatggcccttgtggtctcttccaactctatgattctatgattctattctatgattctataaaggtCTCTGAGAGTGGAAACAAGCATATAGTTAGTAGTGACCTAGTTGACATAATGGACTTGGATTTTCAGCGAAGTACCTTGTGAAAATCTCTTGAGTAAGCTTTGCAGCCATGGAGTAAGAGGACCTCTTGTGGATCAGGGATTGGTTAAGCAACAGGAAGCAGAGATCTGAATAAATGGACAGTGTTCCAATGGAGGGATGTGAAACATGGAGTCCCTCAAGAATTAGTACTAGGCCCCATGCTTTCTAACTTGCCCATATCTAGAGTTAGggatgagcagtgaggtggccaggTTTGCTAATACTAATCTTTTTAGGGTggctaaaacaaaaaaaagattgtgaagagctccaaagggAACTCTCCAAACtgaaatgcagtacagtggtacctcagtttaagaacagtcctgtttacgaatgattcgggttacgaactccacaaaaccagaagtagtgttctggtttgcgaactttacctcgtcTACGAACgtaagccaaatggtggaagggcaccggtggcgggaggcctcattagggaaagcgtgtctcagtttaaaaatggtttcagtttaagaacagacttccgaaacggattaagtttgtaaaccgaggcaccactgtataaaaaattCAGCATCAACAAGTGTAAAGTCATGTACATTGGggtaataccccccccccattctcttgGCAGTGACTGACCGGGGACAAGATCTTGAGGTCATactgaagatgttgacccagtgcaCAGAAGCTTTGAGAAAGgtgaattccatgctagggatcactaggaatgaaactgaaaataaaactgccaatatcacagtcctcccgcagaggaccttaaggtccatgaataaccatagtttagaggtcccgggtccTCAGGATGTCAGAGTATCCTCCACccgggccagggccttttcagtgatggctccgtcctggtggaatgctctgtcccatgaaactagggcccttcaggatttagcctccttctgtcgggcctgtaagacagagctatttcacctggcctttaatttgaattcaatcTGATCTTttgtttcccttctcttccttccccctccccttttatgaagatcaccgactctgagaccccacagctaattctcccctggcctcctcgctggcccaagtaggaccaattcagccagctagccctggggattatctaattgatttttgaattttattgttattcatgtttttatactgtattttatgctgcttttataattaagtgttttaaagtgttttaaatttgttgttagctgccctgagcccggtttttgaaccgggaagggcagggcataaatataaaagtattattattattattattattattattattattattattattatttattttatgcaaAGCTATGGTGCAGCCACATTTGGAATAGTTTGTACAGTTCTGCTTGCCTCACctccaaaaggatattgtagagctgaaaaGAGCAACCACAATTATCAAGGAGATGGAgcaatgaggaaaggttacaacatctgGAGCTTcttaagtttagagaaaaggagagtaagaAGCAACATGACAGAAGTGTATAAAATGATGCATAGAATGTAGAAAGTAGATAagggaaattccccccccccacaagactAGCACTCAGGGACagcccatgaagctgaatgtttgaatATTCAGAATAGGTAAGAAAATCCTTCTTCATACAGTGCacacttaaactatggaactgcctccccccaggagcagtgatggccaccaacatggatggctctaaaagaggacagcacaaattcatggagaagagggctatcaatggttatgctctgcctccatggtcatgCTTCTgattcccagttgctgggaaactgtattgggggtgggggtgctcttgtgtgaataataataataataataataataataataataataataataatttatcatttgtaccccacccatctggctgggtttccccagccactctgggcagctcccaacaaagaccaaaaatacactaagatgtcacacattaaaaacttccctgaacagggctgccttcagatgtcttctgaatgtcaggtagttgtttatctctttgacatctggtgggaggcgttccacagggcgggcgccactaccgagaaggccctctgcctggttccctgtaacttggcctctcgcaatgagggaaccgccagaaggccctcggcgctggacctcagtgtcccggcagaacgatgggtcctgcttgtaggtttcccaagGCATCTGACcggcactctgagaacaggatgctggactagatgggccactgctcTGATTCAGCATGCTCCTCCTATGTTCTTaagatttaaattttttaatagtCTACTTTAATATTTCTGCTGCTACAGGTTCTTgtaacctcttcttcttctgacaatTGAGCAACACCTTACCTTTgctataaaaaaaatataatcttgTCTGCCAATAAATTTTCTAGAGCATAGAATCTGCTGTTAAAATTAAGAAATCCCCCTGCTATTTCCTTAGTTATTGGCTACATTTTTTGCAGTGGTGGAATGAGATCATTTTGCTTCTTTTTCAGTAAAATAACAAGCAGTTTGTCTGCCTTGTCTACCTTCTTCATTTCTCAAATGTTTTTAGTTTAGGGAAATGCAGCACCTTCTCCATCTGAGTACAATTTAGCACTTTTCCTTGCTCctttcagttttttaaattattattataaacttcTCTAAAATACATGATTGCATGCTCTCTCTGCAAGAATCTAATTTGGGAGGTGAGCTGAAAAACCTTATGGCTCAATAATGGCCACTGACTGGTGGTAAGGTATATCAGAAGAAGTACCGTGATTTTGGAGATGGCTCTCCCAATACTTGGACTAAAAACTCCAAGGTCAAAACCTCTCCAATCTTATAGCCCACCTCATATTCACTCTGCCTTCCAAACTGCACACTCAGGGCGGGGGAAAATGGAATGTGCTGTGCACAAGAGTGAGGTGCTGTTTCAGTACGGAGTATCTTTTGATCTTTTGCAACATTAGCTCAAGGACATTCCCACCCACAATCCCCAAAGTCTAAATTATCTAAGCTATCttaattttaaaagacatctgaaggcagccctgtttggggaagtctttaatgtttaatgctgtatcgtgtttttaatatttggttgggagctgcccagagtggctgggggaactcagctagatgggtggggtatgtatatatgtatgtatgtatgtatgtatgtatgtatgtatgtatgtatgtataaataaataatattatcatcatcatcatgtaggCAGACATAACCAAATATAATCTGAACTGCAAAACATCcctttcagcagcaccctgtgcaacgcCAAAATTCAGCACGCACCCAACCTCTCGCTCTCCGCATCCAGAGCGACTGAACCAGTCACGCtctcctaaatccacctctgcaacAAGTCTCTGACATGCCCCCAAAATAAATGACAGCtctcaggatacagtggtacctcgggttacatacgcttcaggtcacatatgcttcaggttacagtctccactaatccagaaatagtacctcgggttaagaactttgcttcaggttgagaactttgcttcaggttgctccggcggtgcggcagcagcaggaggccctattagctaaagtggtgcttcaggttaagaacagtttcaggtcaagaacgaacctccggaacgtattaggtacttagcctgaggtaccactgtacttcaaaccTCCagagcca carries:
- the MARCHF8 gene encoding E3 ubiquitin-protein ligase MARCHF8 isoform X1; the protein is MNMPLHQISVIPARDVTFSRVSKNKVKEKEQAGGSTSVSAPRIFCQTSVTPTSQDICSSSAVCSECCHHSPVQSAVVLKNPVSQNSLTQGATVTVICQDMVQASKKKLHGHDCGHVLKSKNGKAIQSLKFSKSLSDMDQKAQSAFKSFHYAERTCSEGKLSQAQEQCLKLNTFYHKEKKTFNLRPFNFSSSKLSYFQTLSTNYSSASGASAVHIPLLEEKCEGETSRSKKLLHYLFSSRSSSASSHELDNNSSCLQPKKSSSVVVESTGFCSDDMGDDDVFEDSSSVRLKITELRAPLCSIEKDSDLDCPSPLSEMSPPLSPVSVSGDACRICHCEGDDESPLITPCHCTGSLNFVHQACLQQWIKSSDTRCCELCKYEFIMETKLKPLRKWEKLQMTASERRKIMCSVTFHVIAITCVVWSLYVLIDRTAEEIKQGESTGILEWPFWTKLVVVAIGFTGGILFMYVQCKVYIQLWKRLKAYNRVIYVQNCPETSKKNIFEKPVLIEPNLENTDMLASHHAEMSSLHYTEPEDSRANILHI
- the MARCHF8 gene encoding E3 ubiquitin-protein ligase MARCHF8 isoform X3, whose product is MNMPLHQISVIPARDVTFSRVSKNKVKEKEQAGGSTSVSAPRIFCQTSVTPTSQDICSSSAVCSECCHHSPVQSAVVLKNPVSQNSLTQGATVTVICQDMVQASKKKLHGHDCGHVLKSKNGKAIQSLKFSKSLSDMDQKAQSAFKSFHYAERTCSEGKLSQAQEQCLKLNTFYHKEKKTFNLRPFNFSSSKLSYFQTLSTNYSSASGASAVHIPLLEEKCEGETSRSKKLLHYLFSSRSSSASSHELDNNSSCLQPKKSSSVVVESTGFCSDDMGDDDVFEDSSSVRLKITELRAPLCSIEKDSDLDCPSPLSEMSPPLSPVSVSGDACRICHCEGDDESPLITPCHCTGSLNFVHQACLQQWIKSSDTRCCELCKYEFIMETKLKPLRKWEKLQMTASERRKIMCSVTFHVIAITCVVWSLYVLIDRTAEEIKQGESTDFCYVTWPPHLKKVPSFS
- the MARCHF8 gene encoding E3 ubiquitin-protein ligase MARCHF8 isoform X2: MNMPLHQISVIPARDVTFSRVSKNKVKEKEQAGGSTSVSAPRIFCQTSVTPTSQDICSSSAVCSECCHHSPVQSAVVLKNPVSQNSLTQGATVTVICQDMVQASKKKLHGHDCGHVLKSKNGKAIQSLKFSKSLSDMDQKAQSAFKSFHYAERTCSEGKLSQAQEQCLKLNTFYHKEKKTFNLRPFNFSSSKLSYFQTLSTNYSSASGASAVHIPLLEEKCEGETSRSKKLLHYLFSSRSSSASSHELDNNSSCLQPKKSSSVVVESTGFCSDDMGDDDVFEDSSSVRLKITELRAPLCSIEKDSDLDCPSPLSEMSPPLSPVSVSGDACRICHCEGDDESPLITPCHCTGSLNFVHQACLQQWIKSSDTRCCELCKYEFIMETKLKPLRKWEKLQMTASERRKIMCSVTFHVIAITCVVWSLYVLIDRTAEEIKQGESTEDFCYVTWPPHLKKVPSFS